A single window of Rhodococcus jostii RHA1 DNA harbors:
- a CDS encoding YybH family protein translates to MADTTTADVQHAIDALIRAFGEHDTTAYFEAFSPDATFVFYTHPVPLPSREAYRDLWTEWESDGFRVLACLSSEQNVTFPAPDVAVLTHRVGTTVRDSTGTVELDERETILFRRREDSGWIAVHEHLSPQSITA, encoded by the coding sequence ATGGCTGACACGACGACGGCAGACGTCCAGCACGCGATCGACGCGCTGATCCGGGCATTCGGCGAGCACGACACGACCGCCTACTTCGAGGCGTTCAGCCCGGACGCGACGTTCGTCTTCTACACCCACCCGGTGCCGCTGCCCAGTCGCGAGGCCTACCGCGACCTGTGGACCGAGTGGGAGTCGGACGGGTTCCGCGTCCTCGCGTGCCTTTCCAGCGAGCAGAACGTCACGTTCCCGGCCCCGGATGTCGCGGTGCTGACGCATCGGGTCGGCACCACCGTGCGGGATTCGACGGGAACGGTCGAGCTCGACGAACGGGAGACGATCCTGTTTCGGCGGCGCGAGGACTCGGGCTGGATCGCCGTCCACGAGCACTTGTCGCCCCAGTCGATCACAGCCTGA
- a CDS encoding bifunctional lysylphosphatidylglycerol flippase/synthetase MprF, with amino-acid sequence MQNSKSTPMTVPGLRVYRPESPAARMALVGATVVVGLVLMWMAGRSGPVRTWMVAAGIAVLLVARGLHLRRPVTTTHSAAAVLFVAAADVAYTSAHSTPGFLLLVATGPVLMLPVRSVPQPEDRARVFSLIQQTTDDPLSPFALNSAKSYYFNASGTAAIAYRARSGIAVVSGDPIGNALEFGALLDEFSEFAAERGWRVAVLGAGERVARLWGFGGDTRKPLSAVPIGRDVVIDVGHFTLHGRKFRNLRQAVQRTHNAGLTTEIVPEAALDEPTRRELSDIVEVARAGHQRRGFSMILDHLLDGALPGILLVIARDSTGRAIAFQRYGTADSARELSLDVPWRGDGAPNGTDERMTVDVIRYAEHTGARYVSLSFAAFPELLAPDAPGAGARLFRRVLHLGDVLISLESLYRYLGKFHSTGNRRYVLLRFRYLLPVAFACLTFEFVPHRERA; translated from the coding sequence GCGCAACCGTCGTGGTCGGCCTCGTACTCATGTGGATGGCCGGGCGGTCGGGGCCCGTTCGCACGTGGATGGTCGCGGCCGGAATCGCCGTCCTGCTGGTGGCCCGGGGACTGCATCTGCGGCGGCCCGTCACCACGACACATTCGGCGGCGGCGGTGCTGTTCGTGGCCGCCGCAGATGTGGCGTACACGAGCGCACATTCGACTCCGGGATTTCTCCTCCTCGTGGCCACCGGACCCGTCCTGATGCTGCCGGTGCGCAGTGTGCCGCAACCCGAGGACCGTGCCCGCGTCTTCTCGCTGATCCAGCAGACCACGGACGATCCGCTGTCGCCGTTCGCCCTCAATTCGGCGAAGTCGTACTACTTCAACGCGTCGGGCACCGCGGCAATCGCCTACCGGGCGCGATCCGGAATCGCGGTCGTCTCCGGCGATCCCATCGGCAACGCGCTCGAATTCGGCGCCCTCCTCGACGAGTTCTCCGAGTTCGCGGCCGAACGCGGTTGGCGCGTCGCCGTGCTCGGAGCGGGGGAGCGCGTCGCCCGGTTGTGGGGGTTCGGCGGCGACACCCGAAAGCCGTTGTCGGCGGTCCCGATCGGCCGTGACGTGGTGATCGACGTCGGACACTTCACCCTGCACGGCAGGAAGTTCCGCAACCTCCGGCAGGCCGTGCAGCGCACCCACAACGCCGGGCTCACCACCGAGATCGTCCCGGAAGCCGCGCTCGACGAACCGACGCGCCGGGAGTTGTCGGACATCGTCGAGGTCGCCCGCGCCGGACATCAGCGCCGCGGGTTCTCGATGATCCTCGACCACCTGCTGGACGGCGCACTCCCCGGCATTCTGCTCGTCATCGCGCGCGACTCCACCGGGCGGGCCATCGCCTTCCAGCGTTACGGCACCGCCGATTCCGCCCGCGAACTGAGTCTCGACGTTCCGTGGCGCGGCGACGGCGCGCCGAACGGCACCGACGAACGCATGACCGTCGACGTCATCCGGTACGCGGAGCACACCGGTGCGCGATACGTCTCGCTGTCGTTCGCGGCGTTCCCCGAACTCCTCGCCCCCGACGCACCCGGCGCGGGGGCGCGGCTCTTCCGCCGTGTCCTGCACCTCGGCGACGTGCTGATCTCGCTCGAGTCGCTGTACCGCTACCTCGGCAAGTTCCATTCCACGGGGAACCGGCGATACGTCCTCCTGCGTTTCCGCTACCTGCTGCCCGTGGCGTTCGCGTGCCTGACGTTCGAGTTCGTGCCGCACCGGGAGCGGGCCTGA